A stretch of the Vicinamibacterales bacterium genome encodes the following:
- the ilvC gene encoding ketol-acid reductoisomerase gives MAKMFYDKDAEIALIANKRVAIIGYGSQGHAHALNLRDSGVEVRVGLPAASASRAKAEKDGLTVLEPAEAARWADVIMILTPDHSQAALYRSAIEPHLTPGKMLMFAHGFNIRFGAIAPPAGVDVAMIAPKSPGHRVRELYKEGGGTPALVAVHQDATGQARALALSYGKALGVTRAGVVETTFAEETETDLFGEQAVLCGGVSALVKAGFETLVEAGYQPEVAYFECLHELKLIVDLMYRGGLSYMRYSISDTAEHGDYTAGPRIVTDETRRAMKALLTEIQNGTYAKAWIAENQAGRPTFDAQRASEQTHQIERVGANLRRMMPFVDPVEIAPLVTTP, from the coding sequence ATGGCGAAGATGTTCTACGACAAGGATGCGGAGATCGCGCTGATCGCGAACAAGCGCGTGGCGATTATCGGCTACGGATCGCAGGGGCACGCGCATGCGCTGAACCTGCGCGACAGCGGCGTCGAGGTCCGCGTCGGGCTGCCGGCGGCGAGCGCGTCGCGGGCCAAGGCGGAGAAGGACGGGCTGACGGTGCTGGAGCCCGCGGAGGCGGCGCGCTGGGCGGACGTCATCATGATCCTGACGCCGGATCATTCGCAGGCCGCGCTCTACCGCAGCGCCATCGAGCCGCACCTCACGCCCGGCAAGATGCTGATGTTCGCGCACGGCTTCAACATCCGCTTCGGCGCGATCGCGCCGCCGGCGGGCGTCGACGTCGCCATGATCGCGCCGAAGTCGCCCGGGCATCGCGTCCGCGAGCTGTACAAGGAGGGCGGCGGCACGCCGGCGCTGGTCGCCGTGCATCAGGACGCCACCGGGCAGGCGCGCGCGCTGGCCCTGTCGTACGGCAAGGCGCTCGGCGTCACCCGCGCCGGCGTCGTCGAGACGACGTTCGCGGAAGAGACCGAGACGGACCTGTTCGGCGAGCAGGCGGTGCTGTGCGGCGGCGTCAGCGCGCTGGTGAAGGCGGGATTCGAGACGCTGGTCGAGGCCGGGTATCAGCCCGAGGTCGCGTACTTCGAGTGCCTGCACGAGCTGAAGCTGATCGTCGATCTGATGTATCGCGGCGGCCTCAGCTACATGCGCTACTCGATCAGCGACACGGCGGAGCACGGCGACTACACCGCCGGGCCGCGCATCGTCACCGACGAGACGCGGCGGGCGATGAAGGCGCTGCTGACCGAGATTCAGAACGGCACGTACGCCAAGGCGTGGATCGCCGAGAACCAGGCGGGACGCCCGACGTTCGACGCGCAGCGCGCCAGCGAGCAGACGCACCAGATCGAGCGCGTCGGCGCGAACCTGCGGCGGATGATGCCGTTCGTCGATCCGGTGGAGATCGCGCCGCTGGTGACCACGCCCTGA
- the ilvN gene encoding acetolactate synthase small subunit has protein sequence MQTTFIVHVEDQPGVLTRVTSLIRRRGFNIESLTVGRTERPGVSRMTIVMDVDDIMVARIEAHLYKLVNVITVENVTPVPAVYRDLAMIKVAATEASRGPIMQLVQVFRARVVDVSPDSLVIETTGPEAKIDSLVEMLKPYGVLEMARTGRVAMSRGAATAGAAAAAAYAARTTIEDDIPLDSGISCSV, from the coding sequence ATGCAAACTACTTTCATCGTCCACGTGGAAGATCAGCCGGGCGTGCTGACGCGGGTGACCTCGTTGATCCGCCGCCGCGGCTTCAACATCGAGTCGCTGACCGTCGGGCGGACCGAGCGGCCCGGCGTGTCGCGCATGACCATCGTCATGGACGTCGACGACATCATGGTGGCGCGCATCGAAGCGCATCTCTACAAGCTGGTGAACGTCATCACCGTCGAGAACGTGACGCCGGTGCCGGCGGTCTACCGCGATCTCGCGATGATCAAGGTCGCCGCCACCGAGGCGTCGCGCGGGCCGATCATGCAGCTGGTCCAGGTGTTCCGCGCGCGGGTGGTCGATGTCTCGCCCGACTCGCTGGTCATCGAGACCACGGGTCCCGAGGCGAAGATCGACAGCCTGGTCGAGATGCTCAAGCCGTACGGCGTGCTCGAGATGGCGCGGACCGGCCGCGTGGCGATGTCGCGCGGCGCCGCGACGGCGGGGGCGGCCGCAGCCGCGGCGTACGCGGCGCGGACCACGATCGAGGACGACATTCCGCTCGACAGCGGCATTTCCTGCTCAGTCTGA